The sequence CGCGAGGCCGAGAATTGCGTCCCGTAACGTTCGGTCGCGGCGATGGCCCCCGCCTTCAGCCGCGGGTCCGTCTCGAGCCCAAGGTAACTGCACGAAGCGAAATTGATCAGATCGCGCCCCCCAGCCGGATCGAGCGGCCGTTCAGGGCCTCATCCTCGGCGGTCTGGTGCAGCAAACCCATATCCTCCGCGGTCTTGATGATCGCGACGAGGGTGTTCGTCATATATCGATGTCCCCTGTATCCCCTGTCCCCACCGTCGCAACACTCAGGCATCTTTCGGCCTGTTCGGTCAACCGGCCCGGTCAATCAGCCGCGCCCGGGCAGGTCGCGCGGCGTCACAAAGGCCACGACTTCTCCGCGTCCGGGCGCGGTGTCGCGCCAGTCCTTTCCCCGGAACCGCAGAACCAGGGTCGCCCCGGTGGGGTAAAGGCCGAATTTCGGATGCTGCGGCGGGCTGTCGCACAGCGACCAGGCAAGGCTTCCGATGCCGGGATTATGCGCCACGATCGCAAGGGTTCCGACCCCTTCGACGCTGCGGATCGCCGTCAGCAAATCCGCGGGCGCCGCGTTATAGAGCCCATGGCTGAGGATCGGGGCCGGCGCATCCGTCAGTTCCCGCGCGATCCGGTCCCAGGTGTCCTGCGTGCGGCGGGCGCTCGAGACCATCGCCATATCGGGATGATACCCGCCTTCTGCCAACCAATGGCCGATACGCGGCGCGCTTCTGCGGCCACGGTCGTTCAGCGGGCGCTCGTGATCGGCCAGGCCGGCATCGCCCCAGTCGGATTTCGCGTGACGGATCAGGATCAGGGTTCGGCTCATGGGTGGAACGATC comes from Roseibacterium elongatum DSM 19469 and encodes:
- a CDS encoding SixA phosphatase family protein, giving the protein MSRTLILIRHAKSDWGDAGLADHERPLNDRGRRSAPRIGHWLAEGGYHPDMAMVSSARRTQDTWDRIARELTDAPAPILSHGLYNAAPADLLTAIRSVEGVGTLAIVAHNPGIGSLAWSLCDSPPQHPKFGLYPTGATLVLRFRGKDWRDTAPGRGEVVAFVTPRDLPGRG